A genome region from Chlorogloeopsis sp. ULAP01 includes the following:
- a CDS encoding DUF4037 domain-containing protein has product MFDNDISPQKSVDFQKISSLAESIAVEFSQLPQVVAVALAGSQISAIADDFSDLDFYVYVQEEISVNIRESIAKKFSDRIEINNQFWEPGDEWVDKHSGWSVDVMYRTPNWIEQQIDAVLVKHQASVGYSTCFWWNILHSQPLYDKDGWFRQLRVRATQPYPEELRRAIIAKNYPILRNNLSAYTHQIESATKRNDLISINHRISALIASYFDIIFAVNYLPHPGEKRLIKFAKKFCNKLPKNIEDNITKLILSICEQQNILDQAIVLIDELDAWLISETIITESKQLAWV; this is encoded by the coding sequence ATGTTTGATAATGACATAAGTCCTCAAAAATCTGTTGACTTTCAAAAAATTTCCTCTTTAGCTGAAAGTATCGCCGTTGAATTTAGCCAACTACCGCAAGTTGTAGCTGTGGCTTTAGCAGGTTCTCAAATAAGTGCTATTGCCGATGATTTCTCTGACTTAGATTTTTATGTATATGTGCAAGAAGAAATTTCGGTAAATATTCGTGAGAGCATAGCTAAAAAATTCAGCGATCGCATTGAAATTAACAATCAATTTTGGGAACCCGGTGACGAATGGGTAGATAAACATTCCGGGTGGAGTGTTGATGTTATGTATCGCACACCGAATTGGATTGAACAACAAATAGATGCTGTACTGGTCAAACACCAAGCTTCTGTTGGTTACTCAACTTGTTTTTGGTGGAATATTTTACATTCACAACCATTGTATGATAAAGATGGTTGGTTTAGACAGTTACGTGTTAGAGCTACCCAACCTTATCCTGAAGAGTTAAGAAGAGCAATTATTGCCAAAAATTATCCAATTTTACGCAACAATCTTTCTGCCTACACACATCAAATAGAATCAGCAACTAAACGTAACGATTTAATCAGCATCAATCACCGTATTTCTGCTTTGATAGCTAGTTATTTTGATATCATTTTTGCTGTTAATTATTTACCTCATCCCGGTGAAAAAAGACTGATTAAGTTTGCTAAAAAATTTTGCAATAAATTACCGAAGAATATTGAAGATAATATTACTAAATTAATCCTATCTATTTGCGAACAGCAAAACATTCTTGACCAAGCGATCGTACTCATTGATGAACTCGATGCATGGTTAATAAGCGAGACAATAATTACAGAATCAAAACAGTTGGCATGGGTATAA
- a CDS encoding SemiSWEET transporter, which yields MEFLTILGLTAATITTSAFLPQMIKTWQSKSAKDVSYTMLITFISGVFLWLVYGIFRQDLAIILANLITLIFNLIILYLKIKYR from the coding sequence ATGGAATTTCTCACTATTTTAGGATTAACTGCTGCAACTATAACTACAAGTGCTTTTTTACCACAAATGATTAAAACCTGGCAATCTAAATCGGCAAAAGATGTTTCATACACGATGCTGATTACTTTTATCAGTGGTGTTTTTTTATGGTTAGTCTATGGTATTTTTCGTCAGGATTTAGCAATTATACTAGCGAATCTTATAACTTTAATTTTTAATCTCATAATTTTATACCTTAAAATTAAATATAGATAA
- a CDS encoding radical SAM protein, translated as MTSSVFTAERLLFTPATPNTDAIATIFAFPNEYSVGITSLGYQVVWATLAMRSDVQVSRLFTDIHEPLPINPELLGFSMSWELDYVNILNLLESLEIPIRAALRDTNHPIVFGGGPVLTANPEPFADFFDVILLGDGENLLDNFIDAYQAVRNADRQTQLNALAQVPGIYVPSLYEVEYHDVDGAIKSFQPISPEIPAVVQKQTYRGNTLSASTVVTEKAAWENIYMVEVVRSCPEMCRFCLASYLTLPFRTASLEGSLIPAITRGLTVTNRIGLLGASVTQHPEFEELLNHISQPKFDDVRLSIASVRTNTVTVQLAQTLAKRDTKSLTIAVESGSSRIRQIINKKLDNDEIIQAAVNAKAGGLTNLKLYGMVGIPGEQPEDLDATVAMMRDIKKAAPGLRLTLGCSTFVPKSHTPFQWLGVNRQAEKRLQFLQKQLKPQGIDFRPESYNWSIIQALLSRGDRRLSQLLELTRNFGDSLGSYKRAFKELKGKLPSLDFYVHTNWSTDQVLPWSHLQGPLPQSTLLKHLADATSQFNKSSEKLMAQC; from the coding sequence GTGACATCTTCTGTATTTACTGCTGAACGCCTTTTATTCACTCCTGCCACTCCCAACACCGATGCGATCGCCACTATTTTTGCCTTTCCCAACGAGTATAGTGTGGGCATTACAAGCCTTGGCTATCAAGTAGTGTGGGCTACTTTAGCTATGCGTTCAGATGTGCAGGTGAGTCGCTTGTTCACTGATATTCACGAACCACTGCCAATAAATCCAGAATTATTAGGCTTTTCGATGTCCTGGGAATTGGATTATGTGAATATATTGAACCTATTAGAATCTTTAGAAATTCCCATTCGGGCAGCTTTGCGTGATACTAATCATCCCATAGTTTTTGGTGGTGGCCCCGTTTTGACTGCCAACCCTGAACCCTTCGCAGATTTTTTTGATGTCATCTTACTGGGGGATGGTGAAAATCTCCTAGATAATTTTATTGATGCTTATCAAGCAGTTAGAAATGCAGATAGGCAAACTCAACTTAATGCACTTGCACAAGTACCGGGTATTTATGTTCCTAGTTTGTATGAAGTTGAGTATCACGATGTAGATGGTGCGATTAAATCATTTCAACCGATTTCCCCAGAAATTCCAGCTGTAGTACAAAAACAAACCTACCGAGGCAACACTTTATCAGCATCAACGGTAGTAACCGAAAAAGCAGCTTGGGAAAATATTTATATGGTAGAAGTGGTGAGAAGTTGTCCAGAAATGTGTCGCTTCTGTCTGGCAAGTTATCTCACTTTACCTTTTAGAACTGCTAGTTTAGAAGGTTCTTTAATCCCAGCAATTACAAGAGGTTTAACAGTCACAAATCGGATCGGATTATTAGGTGCTTCAGTTACTCAACATCCTGAGTTTGAGGAATTATTGAATCACATCAGCCAGCCCAAGTTTGATGACGTGCGTTTGAGTATTGCTTCAGTGCGAACTAATACTGTGACAGTACAATTGGCGCAAACTTTAGCGAAACGAGATACAAAATCCTTAACAATTGCTGTAGAAAGTGGTTCTTCAAGAATACGACAAATTATCAATAAAAAGCTGGATAACGATGAAATTATCCAAGCTGCCGTGAATGCTAAAGCTGGAGGATTAACTAATTTAAAACTCTACGGCATGGTAGGAATTCCTGGCGAACAACCAGAGGATTTAGATGCGACTGTAGCGATGATGCGCGATATTAAAAAAGCTGCTCCCGGTTTGCGGTTAACACTAGGTTGCAGTACTTTTGTTCCTAAATCACACACGCCTTTTCAGTGGTTGGGAGTAAATCGCCAAGCAGAGAAACGGTTGCAGTTTTTACAGAAACAGTTAAAGCCACAAGGGATAGATTTTCGTCCAGAAAGTTATAATTGGTCAATCATTCAGGCTTTGTTATCACGAGGCGATCGCCGACTATCACAACTTTTAGAACTTACCCGTAACTTTGGTGATTCTTTAGGTAGCTATAAACGTGCTTTTAAAGAACTAAAAGGAAAACTTCCCAGTTTGGATTTTTACGTTCATACTAACTGGTCAACCGATCAAGTCTTACCTTGGAGTCATTTGCAAGGGCCTTTACCACAGTCTACACTACTAAAGCACTTGGCTGATGCTACAAGTCAATTTAACAAATCATCTGAAAAGTTAATGGCTCAATGTTAA
- a CDS encoding CPXCG motif-containing cysteine-rich protein, giving the protein MQTTAEYYCAYCGEENLTFVDLSAGGQQSYIEDCQVCCRPNILYIRIDEDTLDIEIDTEYEG; this is encoded by the coding sequence ATGCAAACAACAGCAGAATATTACTGTGCTTATTGTGGCGAAGAAAATTTAACTTTTGTTGATTTGAGTGCGGGAGGGCAGCAATCTTATATAGAAGATTGTCAAGTTTGCTGTCGTCCCAATATTTTGTATATCCGCATCGATGAAGACACTCTTGATATCGAAATTGATACTGAGTATGAAGGCTAA
- a CDS encoding SRPBCC family protein has protein sequence MLHFKYSSVINAPVETVWKFHERVDVLQLLTPPWQPLQVLRREGGLGVGAITEFRLMIGPLPLRWLARYTEYEEYHLFTDEQISGLFETWLHRHKFESENGKTRLTDEISFTLPGGQTAEFLGGWLVQVQLEAMFRYRHHITRQECESG, from the coding sequence ATGCTGCACTTTAAGTATTCCTCAGTTATTAATGCACCTGTAGAAACAGTTTGGAAATTTCACGAAAGAGTAGATGTTTTGCAATTGCTTACCCCGCCTTGGCAACCTTTACAAGTATTACGTCGTGAGGGAGGTTTGGGCGTAGGTGCTATTACTGAGTTTCGCCTGATGATTGGGCCATTGCCTTTGCGTTGGTTAGCACGTTATACTGAATATGAGGAATATCATCTGTTTACAGATGAACAAATATCTGGGCTATTTGAAACCTGGTTACATCGACATAAATTTGAATCGGAAAATGGTAAAACCAGATTGACTGATGAAATTTCCTTTACTTTACCTGGTGGACAAACAGCTGAATTTCTGGGTGGCTGGCTAGTACAGGTACAACTAGAAGCAATGTTTCGCTATCGTCATCACATCACTAGACAAGAATGCGAGTCAGGTTGA
- a CDS encoding SDR family oxidoreductase produces MAPTVLITGGSQGIGKATAILFARKGYELILAARHRDRLETAAQEVQSIGGTAPLTVICDVTDPSQVKTLVDRALEHYGYIDVLVNNAGIYASAPVEEFSLEDWHKVIDTNLWGYIHTIHALLPHFLQRGKGTIVNVSSIGGKVPTAYLVPYCTSKFGVTGLTESLHAELKPKGIQVCGIYPNLIKSNFMERAVMRGKNEQDARSRHEQIENILKNPVVEKPEDVANAIWDAVKNQKSEVLVGSANFSQAVNRLFPGLFQWASHQIFKNKDS; encoded by the coding sequence ATGGCTCCTACGGTACTAATTACGGGTGGCTCGCAAGGTATTGGCAAAGCAACAGCTATTTTATTTGCCCGCAAAGGATACGAACTTATACTTGCGGCTCGTCATCGCGATCGCTTAGAAACCGCAGCGCAAGAGGTGCAAAGCATTGGTGGTACAGCACCACTAACAGTTATTTGTGATGTCACCGATCCATCACAGGTGAAAACACTAGTAGATAGAGCCTTGGAGCATTATGGTTATATCGATGTGCTGGTAAATAATGCAGGCATTTATGCATCAGCACCAGTAGAAGAGTTTTCTTTGGAAGATTGGCACAAGGTTATAGATACTAATTTATGGGGATATATTCACACAATTCATGCCTTACTGCCTCACTTTCTCCAACGAGGAAAAGGAACAATTGTGAATGTGAGTTCTATCGGTGGTAAGGTACCCACCGCTTATCTTGTCCCTTACTGTACAAGTAAGTTTGGCGTTACAGGATTAACAGAATCACTGCACGCAGAATTAAAGCCGAAAGGAATTCAGGTTTGTGGTATTTATCCAAATTTAATTAAATCTAATTTTATGGAACGGGCTGTGATGAGAGGGAAAAATGAACAAGATGCCCGAAGCCGTCACGAACAAATTGAAAATATCTTGAAAAATCCTGTGGTAGAGAAACCTGAAGATGTGGCAAATGCCATTTGGGATGCAGTTAAAAATCAAAAATCTGAAGTATTGGTTGGTTCTGCCAACTTTTCACAAGCGGTGAATCGGTTATTTCCTGGGTTGTTCCAGTGGGCTTCTCATCAAATCTTTAAGAATAAAGATAGCTGA
- a CDS encoding chlorophyll a/b-binding protein, whose product MGPYPTDVTEKAYNGSDRNAFKFGFTPQAELWNGRLAMIGFLAYLLWDYQGYSVLHEVLNLIH is encoded by the coding sequence ATGGGGCCTTATCCGACTGATGTAACAGAGAAAGCATATAACGGTAGTGACCGCAATGCCTTTAAGTTTGGCTTTACACCCCAAGCTGAACTGTGGAATGGACGCTTGGCGATGATTGGTTTTCTTGCTTATCTACTTTGGGATTATCAGGGCTACAGCGTACTGCACGAGGTACTCAACCTCATTCACTAA
- the crtW gene encoding beta-carotene ketolase CrtW produces MQSKHLSSHHIEITNQSTVGMAGIFIAIAILGIWAASLIFLLSFDLSKSNILEPLLAIILQTFIYTGLFITAHDAMHGVVFSRNTKVNHLLGTICLLFYGFLSYKTLIKKHWMHHRHPASELDPDFHDGKHKNFFAWYFYFMKNYWSWSQIIAWIIAYNTIHYILNIPHTNLILFWALPSLLSSLQLFYFGTFLTHREPPGGYVKPHFAQTISMPTWLSLITCYHFGYHKEHHEYPHLAWWQLPKIYKLNKLTNTELSIFK; encoded by the coding sequence ATGCAATCAAAACACTTATCTAGCCATCATATAGAAATTACAAATCAATCTACTGTTGGTATGGCAGGCATTTTCATTGCTATTGCCATTTTAGGAATATGGGCAGCTAGCTTAATTTTTTTACTTTCATTTGACCTTTCCAAATCAAATATTTTAGAGCCATTATTAGCTATAATCTTGCAGACATTTATATATACAGGATTATTCATTACTGCTCATGATGCTATGCATGGGGTAGTATTTTCCAGAAATACTAAAGTTAATCATTTACTCGGAACTATATGCTTACTTTTTTATGGTTTTTTATCCTACAAAACATTAATAAAAAAGCACTGGATGCATCACCGTCACCCTGCCAGTGAACTAGATCCCGATTTCCACGACGGCAAGCATAAAAATTTCTTTGCCTGGTATTTTTATTTTATGAAGAATTACTGGAGTTGGAGTCAAATAATAGCCTGGATCATAGCGTATAATACTATTCATTACATATTAAATATACCCCATACAAATCTTATTCTCTTTTGGGCATTACCTTCACTATTAAGCTCATTACAATTATTTTATTTTGGTACATTCCTTACTCATAGAGAACCACCAGGAGGTTATGTTAAACCTCACTTTGCTCAAACTATCTCTATGCCAACATGGTTGTCACTTATTACTTGCTATCATTTTGGCTACCACAAAGAACATCACGAATATCCTCATCTGGCTTGGTGGCAGCTACCAAAAATTTACAAATTAAATAAACTTACCAACACCGAACTAAGTATTTTTAAGTAA
- the psaA gene encoding photosystem I core protein PsaA encodes MTISPPEREEKKARVIVDNDPVPTSFERWAKPGHFDRTLARGPKTTTWIWNLHALAHDFDTHTSDLEDISRKIFAAHFGHLAVVTLWLSGMIFHGARFSNYEAWLSDPLNIKPSAQVVWPIVGQDILNGDVGGGFHGIQITSGLFQVWRGWGITNSFQLYCTAIGGLVLAGLFLFAGWFHYHKRAPKLEWFQNVESMLNHHLQVLLGCGSLGWAGHIIHVSAPTNKLLDAGVPLRDVPLPHEFILNKDLLTELYPSFASGLAPFFTLNWGQYADFLTFKGGLNPVTGGLWMTDIAHHHLAIAVLFIVAGHMYRTNWGIGHSIKEILENHKGPFTGEGHKGLYENMTTSWHAQLATNLAFLGSLTIIIAHHMYAMPPYPYLATDYATQLCIFTHHMWIGGFLIVGGAAHASIFMVRDYDPVVNQNNVLDRVIRHRDAIISHLNWVCIFLGFHSFGLYVHNDTMRALGRPQDMFSDAAIQLQPVFAQWVQNLHTVAPGATAPNALEPVSYAFGGGILAVGGKVAMMPIALGTADFMIHHIHAFQIHVTVLILLKGFLFARSSRLIPDKANLGFRFPCDGPGRGGTCQVSGWDHVFLGLFWMYNTISIAIFHFSWKMQSDVWGTVDAAGNVTHITGGNFAQSAITINGWLRDFLWAQAVQVINSYGSALSAYGLMFLGAHFVWAFSLMFLFSGRGYWQELIESIVWAHNKLKVAPTIQPRALSIIQGRAVGVAHYLLGGIATTWAFFHAHILSLG; translated from the coding sequence ATGACAATAAGTCCTCCGGAGCGAGAGGAAAAAAAGGCAAGAGTGATAGTCGATAACGATCCGGTTCCAACTTCGTTTGAACGATGGGCAAAACCAGGACACTTCGACAGAACCCTAGCCAGAGGTCCCAAAACCACTACATGGATTTGGAACCTGCATGCACTCGCCCACGATTTTGATACACATACAAGTGATTTAGAAGACATTTCCCGCAAGATATTTGCAGCCCACTTTGGTCACTTAGCTGTAGTGACCTTGTGGTTGAGCGGGATGATTTTTCATGGCGCTCGTTTTTCAAACTACGAAGCTTGGTTGAGCGACCCCCTCAACATCAAGCCTAGCGCTCAAGTCGTTTGGCCAATTGTTGGTCAAGACATTTTGAACGGGGATGTCGGTGGTGGCTTCCACGGCATTCAAATTACTTCCGGCTTATTCCAGGTTTGGCGTGGCTGGGGGATTACCAACTCCTTCCAACTGTATTGCACAGCTATTGGCGGTTTGGTATTAGCAGGTTTGTTCCTGTTTGCTGGCTGGTTCCACTACCACAAGCGTGCTCCTAAACTGGAATGGTTCCAGAATGTGGAGTCAATGCTAAATCACCACCTGCAAGTATTGCTGGGTTGTGGTTCCTTGGGGTGGGCAGGACACATCATCCATGTTTCCGCACCAACCAACAAGCTTTTGGATGCAGGAGTTCCTCTTCGGGATGTACCCCTGCCCCACGAGTTCATCCTGAACAAAGACTTGTTAACCGAGTTATATCCCAGCTTTGCCAGTGGTTTAGCACCTTTCTTCACATTGAACTGGGGTCAGTATGCTGACTTCCTGACGTTCAAGGGTGGTTTAAACCCGGTAACAGGTGGCTTGTGGATGACTGATATTGCCCATCACCACTTGGCGATCGCGGTATTATTCATCGTTGCTGGTCATATGTACCGTACCAACTGGGGTATTGGTCACAGCATCAAAGAGATCCTAGAAAACCACAAAGGCCCCTTCACTGGTGAAGGTCACAAGGGTCTCTACGAGAACATGACCACATCTTGGCATGCTCAATTGGCAACTAACCTTGCTTTCTTGGGTTCTTTGACCATCATCATTGCCCACCATATGTACGCGATGCCTCCGTATCCGTACTTAGCAACCGATTACGCTACCCAACTCTGCATATTTACTCACCATATGTGGATTGGCGGTTTCCTAATTGTTGGTGGTGCTGCTCACGCTAGCATTTTCATGGTGCGCGATTACGATCCTGTTGTGAACCAAAATAACGTTCTGGATCGTGTGATTCGTCACCGGGATGCAATCATCTCTCACCTCAACTGGGTTTGTATATTCCTTGGCTTCCATAGCTTTGGGCTGTACGTTCATAATGACACCATGCGTGCTTTGGGCCGTCCGCAAGATATGTTCTCGGATGCGGCAATCCAGTTGCAGCCTGTATTTGCTCAGTGGGTACAAAACCTACACACTGTAGCACCAGGAGCAACCGCGCCAAATGCACTTGAACCTGTTAGCTATGCCTTTGGCGGTGGTATTCTTGCCGTCGGCGGTAAAGTGGCAATGATGCCGATTGCGTTGGGTACGGCGGACTTTATGATCCACCACATTCACGCATTCCAAATTCATGTCACAGTGCTAATTCTCTTGAAAGGCTTCCTGTTTGCCCGCAGTTCACGTTTAATCCCAGATAAAGCAAACTTAGGCTTCCGTTTCCCCTGCGACGGCCCTGGTCGTGGTGGTACCTGTCAAGTTTCTGGTTGGGATCACGTGTTCCTCGGTTTGTTCTGGATGTACAACACCATTTCGATCGCAATTTTCCACTTTAGCTGGAAGATGCAATCTGACGTCTGGGGAACAGTAGACGCAGCTGGTAATGTGACTCATATTACTGGTGGTAACTTTGCCCAAAGTGCCATCACCATCAATGGCTGGTTGCGTGACTTCTTGTGGGCGCAAGCAGTACAGGTGATCAACTCCTATGGCAGTGCGCTGTCAGCTTACGGACTTATGTTCTTAGGCGCTCACTTTGTTTGGGCATTCAGCTTAATGTTCCTGTTCAGTGGTCGTGGCTACTGGCAAGAATTAATTGAGTCCATCGTTTGGGCACATAATAAACTGAAAGTGGCACCTACAATTCAACCCCGTGCTCTGAGTATTATTCAGGGTCGTGCAGTTGGTGTAGCTCACTACCTCTTGGGAGGAATTGCCACGACATGGGCGTTCTTCCACGCACATATTCTCTCATTAGGCTAG